The Claveliimonas bilis genome window below encodes:
- a CDS encoding ABC-2 transporter permease translates to MKLLYKELTLAAHPTSIVFAFLGCLVIVPAYPYTVIFMFGCLALYLTLLYARETNDTWYTSILPVTKRENVKGKFLLAVSLQIFQLLISIPCLFLRHILEVGNNPVGIDATVAWYGLGLIIYAVFDLIFFPAYYKNGYKAGKAFIVAAIPMLLLMIIAEGSVRFPVFSYLDSSIPRDLFRQIPFLLLGILCYITFLIFSYRISVRRFEKVDL, encoded by the coding sequence ATGAAACTGCTTTATAAAGAATTAACTCTTGCCGCCCATCCTACTTCTATTGTATTTGCTTTTCTGGGATGTCTGGTTATTGTGCCGGCCTATCCATATACCGTCATCTTTATGTTTGGATGTCTGGCTCTTTATCTGACCTTACTCTATGCAAGGGAAACAAATGATACCTGGTATACATCCATTCTGCCTGTCACAAAGCGAGAAAACGTAAAAGGAAAATTTCTGCTGGCCGTCTCTTTGCAAATTTTCCAACTTCTCATCTCCATTCCCTGCCTTTTTCTCCGGCACATTCTGGAAGTTGGAAATAATCCGGTAGGAATAGACGCAACTGTAGCCTGGTATGGATTAGGTCTTATTATTTATGCTGTTTTTGATCTGATATTTTTTCCGGCCTATTATAAAAATGGATATAAAGCCGGAAAAGCTTTTATAGTTGCAGCTATTCCCATGCTGCTTTTAATGATAATTGCTGAAGGATCTGTTCGCTTCCCGGTCTTTTCCTATCTGGACAGCAGCATTCCCCGTGACCTTTTCAGACAGATACCTTTCCTATTGCTTGGTATCTTATGTTACATCACTTTTCTTATATTTTCCTATCGTATCTCTGTCCGCAGATTTGAAAAAGTCGACTTATAA
- a CDS encoding ABC transporter ATP-binding protein, whose translation MTDLLKIEHLSKHYPGFSLQDVSFTLKPGRIMGLVGKNGAGKSTILKSMLNIVKPDQGTVTMFGKDFFQNEKACKQNIGVVFGGIDFYPLKKLSAITAVTRTFYPEWDQQKYENYLRQFSLDENKIFKSLSNGMKVKYLLALALSHNARLYLLDEPTSGLDPVSRDEILHIFTHIVKDKEKSVLFSTHITSDLDHCADDITYIQRGQVLKSSDKETFLRSFDYLKSPEDTGELTLEEIMLRTERSDLYETAL comes from the coding sequence ATGACGGATCTGCTGAAAATAGAACATTTAAGCAAACATTATCCCGGATTTAGTCTTCAGGATGTATCTTTTACGCTTAAACCAGGTCGGATCATGGGGCTTGTGGGGAAAAACGGGGCCGGGAAAAGTACGATTTTAAAATCTATGCTGAACATCGTAAAACCGGATCAGGGAACGGTCACTATGTTCGGGAAGGATTTTTTTCAGAATGAGAAAGCCTGTAAACAAAACATTGGTGTAGTGTTCGGCGGTATTGACTTTTACCCTTTGAAAAAGCTGTCCGCTATTACGGCTGTCACCAGAACTTTTTACCCGGAATGGGATCAGCAAAAATACGAGAACTACCTTCGGCAGTTCTCTCTGGACGAAAACAAAATATTCAAATCACTTTCTAACGGGATGAAGGTAAAATATTTACTGGCCCTTGCCCTTTCCCATAATGCCCGACTCTATCTGCTTGATGAACCCACCTCCGGTCTGGATCCTGTATCCAGGGATGAAATTCTCCACATCTTTACCCACATTGTAAAAGACAAGGAGAAATCTGTCCTATTCTCTACCCATATCACATCAGACCTGGATCACTGTGCGGATGATATCACTTATATACAAAGAGGACAGGTTTTAAAAAGTTCAGACAAAGAAACTTTTCTCCGTTCTTTTGACTATCTGAAGTCTCCGGAAGACACCGGAGAACTTACGCTGGAGGAAATTATGCTGCGAACAGAAAGGAGCGATCTATATGAAACTGCTTTATAA
- a CDS encoding MarR family winged helix-turn-helix transcriptional regulator has protein sequence MRKNAETWMGIRAVLRLYEKMLRKVCARHQLTGTEADVIGFLHNNPGKDTAADIVELRGLSKGAVSKAVDSLIRKSMLEKIPDKKDRRKQHLCLRSEAQSVREDIESVQEEFWDTVLEGFTAAELEGYEQFKKKLLKNIEQATERMKDNES, from the coding sequence ATGAGAAAGAATGCAGAGACCTGGATGGGGATCCGCGCAGTACTCAGATTATATGAGAAAATGCTAAGAAAAGTATGTGCCCGACATCAGTTGACCGGCACAGAGGCAGATGTGATCGGATTCCTGCATAATAATCCGGGAAAAGACACAGCAGCGGATATTGTAGAGCTTAGAGGTCTTTCCAAGGGTGCTGTTTCCAAAGCGGTCGATTCTTTGATACGGAAATCTATGTTAGAGAAAATTCCGGACAAGAAGGACCGCCGGAAGCAGCACCTTTGTCTGCGCTCGGAGGCACAATCTGTAAGAGAAGATATTGAGTCAGTGCAGGAAGAATTTTGGGATACTGTGCTGGAAGGCTTTACGGCCGCGGAGCTTGAAGGATATGAACAGTTTAAAAAGAAGCTGTTGAAAAATATAGAACAGGCGACAGAAAGGATGAAAGACAATGAATCATAG
- a CDS encoding LysR family transcriptional regulator encodes MEIRTLRYFMAIAREENMTRAAEILHITQPTLSKQMQALENELGKKLFLRHSFSIELTEEGMLLRKRAEDLLSMADKILEEFSAMDDIVGGNIYFGCAESYQIRHLARVIKRFKEQYPDFHYHITSGDTEQVTEKLDKGILDFAVIVEEPDYEKYNVLKIPGGDRWGVIMPSDSPLAQKEQITFDDLKGLPLFCSEQSWRADLPRWCQNRMDELRLEGSFRLSYNGSVFAREGLGYLLTFDHLIDTSEKSGLVFRPLFPVLETQMYIIWKKQQLFTPIAERFIAELQNFCLLPF; translated from the coding sequence ATGGAAATTCGTACACTTCGCTATTTTATGGCAATTGCCAGAGAGGAAAATATGACCCGGGCCGCAGAAATCCTTCACATCACCCAGCCCACCCTTTCAAAACAGATGCAGGCCTTGGAAAATGAGCTGGGCAAAAAGTTGTTTCTTAGACACAGCTTTTCCATCGAACTGACGGAAGAGGGAATGCTGCTTAGAAAACGTGCCGAGGATCTCCTTTCTATGGCTGACAAGATCTTGGAAGAATTTTCAGCTATGGATGATATTGTCGGCGGGAATATTTATTTCGGATGCGCTGAATCTTATCAGATCCGCCATCTGGCACGGGTGATCAAACGTTTCAAAGAACAGTATCCGGATTTTCACTATCACATCACCAGCGGCGACACAGAACAGGTCACAGAGAAACTGGACAAAGGCATTCTTGATTTTGCAGTTATTGTAGAGGAACCGGATTACGAAAAATATAATGTTCTGAAGATACCCGGCGGCGACCGCTGGGGCGTCATTATGCCTTCTGACAGTCCTCTTGCACAGAAAGAACAGATTACTTTTGATGATCTGAAAGGTCTTCCCCTCTTTTGTTCGGAACAAAGCTGGAGGGCTGATCTTCCCAGATGGTGCCAGAACCGCATGGATGAACTACGCTTGGAAGGCTCCTTTCGCCTTTCCTATAATGGCTCTGTCTTCGCCCGGGAAGGTCTGGGCTATCTTCTTACCTTTGACCATCTGATCGATACAAGTGAAAAAAGCGGTCTTGTATTCCGACCGCTTTTTCCCGTACTGGAAACGCAAATGTATATTATCTGGAAGAAACAGCAGCTGTTTACTCCCATTGCAGAACGATTTATTGCAGAATTGCAAAATTTCTGCCTCCTGCCTTTTTAA
- a CDS encoding sugar ABC transporter substrate-binding protein: protein MKKKLISVLLTASMCMALAVGCGSQSSDEGEASEEGESEKITFMVPDWGVPTDEQLAAFTEETGIEVEISEVGWDDIREKLGTAAAANECVADVVEVDWSWVGEFYAAGWLEPLEVSEEDKADMPTIDTFTIDDQVLAMPYANDYRLAYYNTEQFKAAGITEEPQTWDDVLEACRQLKSTGTVDYPFAIALNAEEKTATCLMWLAYTMNGVVWNDDGTFNEESVMEALKYMETLINEELVAPEDKTSSGMDAYMRICGGTASFLTGPTSFVSRSQNEELCSVVGQITPILVPGKDGKAAQTMPLPEAIGVNSLSENKEAAKTFIEWYTSADMQKQLNETNSAIPTRNSVLEELINDGTIQNSGAMLEQAKLVSSPFPNGVPSYYAEMSSAMYNAINKMARGELNAEEAYAEMSGALEELLNE from the coding sequence ATGAAAAAGAAATTGATCAGTGTACTGCTTACAGCTTCTATGTGCATGGCTCTTGCAGTGGGATGTGGAAGTCAGAGCAGTGATGAGGGGGAAGCATCAGAGGAAGGCGAAAGCGAAAAAATTACTTTTATGGTTCCGGACTGGGGCGTTCCGACAGATGAACAGCTTGCAGCATTCACAGAGGAAACGGGGATTGAAGTAGAGATTTCAGAAGTAGGCTGGGATGATATTCGCGAAAAGCTCGGAACAGCTGCCGCAGCGAACGAATGCGTTGCGGATGTGGTAGAAGTTGACTGGTCCTGGGTCGGTGAGTTTTACGCTGCCGGCTGGCTGGAACCTTTGGAAGTATCGGAAGAAGATAAAGCGGATATGCCTACCATTGATACATTTACCATTGATGACCAGGTACTGGCTATGCCATATGCAAACGACTACCGTCTGGCATACTACAATACAGAACAGTTTAAGGCTGCCGGTATCACAGAAGAGCCGCAGACATGGGATGACGTTCTGGAAGCTTGCCGTCAGTTAAAATCAACAGGTACAGTAGACTATCCATTTGCTATTGCATTAAATGCTGAAGAAAAAACAGCCACCTGTCTGATGTGGCTTGCGTACACTATGAATGGAGTTGTATGGAATGACGATGGTACCTTTAATGAAGAGTCTGTTATGGAAGCGTTGAAGTATATGGAGACTTTGATCAATGAAGAGCTGGTTGCTCCGGAAGATAAAACATCATCAGGAATGGACGCTTATATGCGGATCTGCGGAGGAACTGCAAGCTTTTTGACGGGTCCGACTTCCTTCGTTTCCAGAAGTCAGAATGAAGAACTTTGCAGTGTTGTTGGACAGATCACTCCGATTCTGGTTCCAGGCAAAGATGGAAAAGCTGCACAGACAATGCCGCTGCCTGAGGCTATCGGGGTAAACAGCCTGTCAGAAAACAAAGAAGCTGCAAAGACATTTATCGAGTGGTATACATCTGCCGATATGCAGAAACAGTTAAATGAGACAAACAGTGCAATCCCGACACGCAACTCAGTTCTGGAAGAGCTGATCAACGATGGAACAATCCAAAATTCCGGAGCAATGCTGGAGCAGGCAAAGCTGGTTTCTTCACCATTCCCGAATGGTGTGCCGTCCTATTACGCAGAGATGAGCAGCGCTATGTATAATGCAATTAACAAAATGGCTCGCGGTGAGCTGAATGCAGAAGAAGCATATGCAGAAATGTCCGGTGCGCTGGAAGAACTTTTAAACGAATAA
- a CDS encoding helix-turn-helix domain-containing protein produces the protein MKKQSNLISLNLSALRQYHKYSQEEVAEKIGVSRQAVAKWESGETVPDILNCDALAKLYNVSIDDLIHFDQGEAKIPIPPRGKHLFGTVKVGERGQIVLPKKARDIFHIEPGNLLIVLGDETAESAGIALIPEDTVLHQMTFLQTLLNASEKEEEQ, from the coding sequence ATGAAAAAACAATCCAATTTGATTTCTCTGAATTTATCGGCACTTCGTCAATACCACAAGTATTCTCAGGAAGAAGTGGCGGAAAAAATCGGTGTATCACGGCAGGCTGTCGCGAAATGGGAATCCGGAGAAACCGTACCTGATATCCTTAACTGCGATGCTCTGGCAAAGCTTTATAATGTCTCTATAGACGATCTCATCCATTTTGACCAGGGAGAAGCCAAAATCCCAATTCCACCGCGCGGGAAACATCTTTTTGGAACTGTCAAGGTTGGCGAACGAGGACAGATCGTCCTTCCCAAAAAGGCAAGGGATATTTTTCACATAGAACCAGGCAACCTTTTGATCGTACTGGGAGATGAAACTGCGGAAAGCGCCGGAATTGCGCTGATCCCGGAAGATACAGTTCTTCACCAAATGACCTTTTTACAAACTCTCCTCAATGCCAGCGAAAAGGAGGAAGAACAATGA
- a CDS encoding carbohydrate ABC transporter permease: protein MKKKLFPYLLLTPMILIMGVLVFYPIITTFSYSLKKWKLTAPGDIRFIGFKNYIDIIQSDSFWYSLQNTIFILVIVVIFTTVFGWLVASFLNIKVKCSGLLLALSVLPWALPPFVNGILWRFVFFSGYGFLNKLLIGIGLTDEPVEFLSSRWMLLFVLSIVVVWRSVPFMALVCLSGRQSIPEELYEAAKIDGGTKGNIFRHITMPLMMPFVAVGVTSTSVTAINVFDEIVALSGYSDLGKNILMESYLTTFNFLNFGKGSAMTYIVMLFALILGIFYLRSLNKEVEY from the coding sequence ATGAAAAAGAAATTATTTCCTTATTTGTTACTTACACCCATGATTTTAATCATGGGTGTGTTAGTGTTTTATCCCATTATTACAACATTCTCATACAGTTTAAAAAAGTGGAAGCTGACAGCACCAGGAGATATCCGATTTATAGGATTTAAGAATTATATTGATATTATTCAATCTGATTCTTTCTGGTACAGTCTGCAGAACACGATTTTCATTTTAGTAATTGTTGTTATCTTTACTACAGTTTTCGGCTGGCTGGTTGCCTCTTTTTTAAACATTAAAGTAAAGTGTTCCGGGCTGCTTTTGGCGCTTTCTGTCCTTCCATGGGCGCTTCCACCCTTTGTAAATGGAATTTTGTGGAGATTTGTATTTTTCTCCGGATATGGATTTTTAAATAAGCTTCTGATCGGGATCGGTCTTACAGATGAACCTGTTGAATTTCTAAGCTCCAGGTGGATGCTTCTTTTTGTGCTGTCTATTGTGGTAGTGTGGAGAAGCGTGCCTTTTATGGCCCTGGTCTGCTTATCTGGAAGACAATCTATCCCTGAAGAACTTTATGAGGCTGCAAAAATAGACGGAGGTACAAAAGGGAACATATTCCGTCATATTACTATGCCTTTGATGATGCCCTTTGTGGCAGTGGGAGTGACCTCTACTTCCGTCACAGCTATCAATGTATTTGATGAAATTGTTGCTCTTTCAGGATATAGTGATCTTGGGAAAAACATCCTGATGGAAAGCTATCTGACAACCTTCAATTTCCTGAACTTTGGAAAGGGAAGCGCGATGACATATATTGTTATGCTGTTTGCTTTAATTCTTGGAATCTTCTATCTTAGAAGTTTGAACAAGGAGGTGGAGTATTGA
- a CDS encoding hydrolase, protein MRTSQITREQALKLLKTYNKEEFHIQHALTVEGVMRWYAKELGYGEEEEYWGISGLLHDIDFELYPEEHCRKAPELLRDGGVGEDMIYTICSHGYGICSDMEPVHEMEKVLFAADELTGLIWAAALMRPSKSVMDMEVSSVKKKFKDKRFAAGCSRDIIRTGAERLGWELNDLFEKTILAMRSCEESIQKEMETMR, encoded by the coding sequence ATGAGGACAAGTCAGATTACAAGAGAGCAGGCACTGAAACTGCTGAAAACATATAACAAAGAGGAATTCCATATTCAGCATGCTCTGACAGTGGAAGGTGTAATGCGCTGGTATGCAAAAGAACTTGGATATGGAGAAGAAGAGGAATATTGGGGAATCAGCGGCCTTCTGCATGATATTGATTTTGAATTATATCCGGAAGAGCACTGCAGGAAAGCTCCTGAGCTTTTGCGAGACGGAGGCGTGGGTGAAGATATGATTTATACGATCTGCTCTCACGGCTATGGCATCTGCAGTGATATGGAACCTGTACACGAGATGGAAAAAGTTCTTTTTGCCGCTGATGAACTTACCGGTCTTATCTGGGCGGCAGCTCTGATGCGTCCATCAAAAAGTGTAATGGATATGGAAGTTTCCAGCGTGAAGAAAAAATTTAAAGATAAAAGATTTGCGGCAGGATGCTCCAGGGATATCATCCGGACGGGAGCAGAGCGCCTTGGCTGGGAATTAAATGATCTGTTTGAAAAGACGATCCTCGCTATGCGCTCCTGCGAAGAAAGTATCCAAAAAGAGATGGAAACTATGAGATAA
- the crcB gene encoding fluoride efflux transporter CrcB gives MVECMIVGAGGFIGAVCRYLIGLIPLEQGSVFPVKTFAINVLGSFVIGVIAALAAKDSWLDPQIVLFLKVGICGGFTTFSSFALETADMLKSGSEATAVLYVSLSMVIGVAAVFAGQWAVNYMK, from the coding sequence ATGGTAGAATGTATGATTGTCGGCGCCGGAGGGTTTATCGGAGCGGTGTGCAGATACTTGATCGGATTGATCCCACTGGAACAGGGATCTGTATTTCCGGTGAAAACCTTTGCGATCAATGTACTGGGATCTTTTGTGATCGGAGTTATAGCAGCGCTGGCAGCAAAGGACAGTTGGCTGGATCCGCAGATCGTCCTGTTTCTGAAAGTAGGGATATGCGGAGGTTTTACGACATTTTCCTCTTTTGCATTGGAAACGGCGGATATGTTGAAAAGCGGCAGCGAAGCTACAGCAGTTTTGTATGTATCCCTAAGTATGGTAATCGGTGTGGCTGCCGTATTTGCCGGTCAATGGGCTGTAAATTATATGAAATAA
- a CDS encoding TraX family protein gives MKARSKENYRILNRDAIKYIAAFTMLLNHIALIWMRPESFVANIFENIGYFTAITMCYFLVEGFYCTRSRKRYAFRLFLFGVISQIPYDLAIIKRAPEGTARLNMMFTLLICFLILLALEVISNEILLVLTIGGLFGLSVFCDWSLLAPGFTLLFWWAYGLKRETKTAFAISAVLLGLFHLSGGILSALGSMAGGVLSGVVIVCLYNGKRAEKRKKFSKWFFYWFFYWFYPLHLLILGILRIAGEQGRI, from the coding sequence ATGAAAGCCAGAAGTAAGGAAAACTACAGGATTTTAAACAGGGACGCCATAAAATACATCGCCGCATTTACCATGCTCTTGAATCACATTGCGTTGATCTGGATGAGGCCGGAAAGCTTTGTGGCAAATATATTTGAGAATATCGGATATTTTACGGCGATTACGATGTGTTATTTCCTGGTAGAAGGGTTCTACTGTACCAGATCAAGAAAAAGATATGCCTTCCGGCTGTTCCTGTTTGGAGTGATCTCGCAAATACCATATGATCTGGCTATCATAAAACGGGCGCCGGAAGGGACAGCGCGTCTGAATATGATGTTTACCCTTCTGATCTGCTTTTTGATCCTTCTTGCCCTGGAAGTGATATCCAATGAAATTCTTCTCGTTCTGACAATTGGAGGGCTGTTTGGACTGTCCGTTTTTTGCGACTGGTCACTTTTGGCTCCGGGATTTACCCTGTTGTTTTGGTGGGCGTACGGACTGAAGAGAGAAACAAAAACAGCCTTTGCAATTTCTGCCGTTTTGCTGGGATTATTTCATTTGTCCGGCGGGATTTTGTCTGCTCTGGGAAGCATGGCGGGAGGAGTCCTTTCCGGGGTGGTGATCGTCTGTCTCTACAATGGGAAACGGGCAGAGAAGAGAAAGAAGTTTTCCAAATGGTTCTTCTATTGGTTCTTCTATTGGTTCTATCCGCTGCATCTTCTGATCTTAGGGATTTTGCGGATTGCAGGAGAACAGGGCCGGATATAA
- a CDS encoding carbohydrate ABC transporter permease: MKYFRKGGYILALVLFLIFTVGPFIWTFILSVTPDYSMFSPDSNLLPDKIIWDNYRELFSGGQRGARFFTGMFNSLRAAAITLVIGIPVALMSAYALGRMQFRGRKAIKNILLITMVIPVMATIIPLYRMFADARLLDNIFWLSVVYVSSYLPLAVWLISNYFATIPKELEEAALIDGCGRTATFFRIMIPLSAPIILSISLIMFLNTWSQFQIPLILASSMETKPMAIVVSEFVTKDTIQYGLVAAAGMIALIPPALAALVFRKYLVSGMMKGSVKG; the protein is encoded by the coding sequence ATGAAATATTTTAGAAAGGGCGGCTATATTCTGGCACTTGTTTTATTTCTGATTTTTACAGTAGGTCCCTTTATCTGGACATTTATTTTATCTGTGACTCCTGATTACAGCATGTTTTCACCGGACAGTAATCTGCTGCCAGACAAAATCATATGGGATAATTACAGGGAGTTGTTTTCCGGCGGACAAAGAGGCGCCAGATTTTTTACAGGTATGTTTAATTCTCTGAGAGCTGCTGCCATTACACTGGTTATTGGGATTCCAGTTGCTTTGATGAGCGCTTATGCTCTTGGACGAATGCAGTTCAGAGGAAGAAAAGCAATCAAAAATATTCTTTTGATTACAATGGTGATTCCGGTGATGGCGACGATCATTCCTCTGTATCGTATGTTTGCTGACGCAAGGCTTCTTGACAATATTTTCTGGCTTTCTGTCGTATATGTCAGTTCTTACCTTCCCCTTGCAGTCTGGTTGATTTCCAACTATTTTGCAACTATTCCAAAAGAATTGGAAGAGGCGGCCTTAATTGACGGCTGCGGAAGAACAGCTACATTTTTTCGCATTATGATTCCTTTGTCTGCTCCGATTATTTTGTCTATTTCGCTGATCATGTTTTTGAATACCTGGAGTCAGTTCCAGATTCCTTTGATCTTGGCTTCTTCTATGGAGACAAAGCCGATGGCCATCGTGGTATCAGAATTTGTTACGAAGGATACCATTCAGTACGGCCTTGTAGCGGCGGCAGGTATGATCGCATTGATTCCTCCTGCACTTGCAGCGCTGGTTTTCCGGAAATATTTGGTATCGGGGATGATGAAAGGTTCTGTAAAAGGGTAG
- a CDS encoding IS30 family transposase: protein MSNKHLTYDDRLAIQAGLQQGLKVAQIAKNIGKDRSTVGREIKAHRRLVSTSKGNNCIHHRTCTRIPNCRLGCFRGKKQCQTACGRCQEGCPDYQEEFCIDYEKSPFVCNVCDHRLRCRLRRMLYDARYAQQQYEQMLSESRKGISLSEQELNRINDTITPLLKKGQSLPIICERHRDELPVSERTIYSYIDAGLLDARNIDLRRKLRRPERKKSGPVLRVDRKCHIGRSYEEYEEYMHQNPDAMVSQMDSVVIHKGGQTLLTILFTNCDLQLMFLRERNTAGSVTEIFCRLRKALGDEKFRILFQVIITDRGSEFSDPQKIEADMETGEIQCRVFYCDPMNTNQKSNCERNHELIRYIIPKKHGKDEYTEEEIRKMMNHINSYPRKKWNGQAPIDLFVKIYGQETANLLGLEKIPSNSITLTPALFKK from the coding sequence ATGAGTAATAAACACCTTACATATGATGACAGGCTTGCCATCCAGGCAGGTCTGCAGCAGGGATTGAAGGTCGCACAGATCGCCAAAAACATTGGAAAGGATCGGTCTACTGTCGGCAGAGAGATTAAAGCACACAGGAGGCTGGTCTCCACTTCCAAAGGCAACAACTGTATCCATCATCGTACCTGCACCAGAATCCCGAACTGTCGTCTAGGCTGCTTTCGTGGGAAGAAGCAGTGCCAGACAGCCTGTGGACGATGTCAGGAAGGGTGCCCTGATTATCAGGAAGAGTTCTGTATAGACTATGAAAAGTCGCCGTTTGTATGCAATGTATGTGACCACCGGCTTCGTTGCCGTCTGCGCAGGATGCTTTACGACGCCAGGTATGCTCAGCAACAGTATGAACAGATGCTCTCTGAATCACGGAAAGGCATCTCTCTCTCGGAGCAGGAATTAAATCGGATCAATGATACGATCACACCGCTGTTAAAAAAAGGACAGTCACTCCCGATTATCTGTGAACGTCACAGAGATGAACTGCCAGTATCGGAACGGACAATCTATTCCTATATTGATGCAGGTCTTCTGGATGCCAGAAATATAGACTTGAGAAGGAAACTGCGCAGGCCGGAACGGAAAAAGAGCGGCCCGGTTCTCCGGGTAGACCGGAAATGCCATATCGGACGCAGTTATGAAGAATACGAGGAATATATGCACCAGAATCCAGATGCCATGGTCAGCCAGATGGACAGTGTGGTCATACACAAAGGAGGCCAGACACTGCTGACAATCCTGTTTACCAACTGTGACTTGCAGCTCATGTTTCTGAGAGAACGCAATACAGCAGGATCTGTAACGGAAATATTCTGTCGGCTGAGGAAAGCACTTGGAGACGAAAAGTTTCGGATACTTTTCCAGGTTATTATTACCGATCGGGGAAGTGAATTTAGCGATCCCCAAAAAATCGAAGCAGATATGGAGACCGGGGAAATTCAATGCCGCGTATTCTATTGTGATCCGATGAATACAAATCAGAAGAGCAACTGTGAAAGGAACCATGAACTGATCCGCTATATCATACCTAAGAAACATGGAAAGGATGAATATACGGAGGAAGAGATTAGGAAAATGATGAACCATATCAATTCCTATCCGCGAAAAAAATGGAACGGACAGGCTCCAATCGATCTTTTTGTCAAGATCTACGGTCAGGAAACTGCGAACCTCCTGGGCCTTGAGAAAATCCCGTCCAATTCCATAACCCTTACACCGGCTTTGTTTAAGAAGTAA
- a CDS encoding alpha/beta hydrolase → MEELKLTQEWDKVFPKSDKVEHSKVTFHNRYGITLAADLYIPKNVEGKLAAIAVCGPFGAVKEQASGLYAQTMAERGFLTMAFDPSFTGESGGKPRYMASPDINTEDFQAAVDFLSLHEKADPERIGIIGICGWGGMALNAAALDTRIKATVASTMYDMTRVNAKGYFDAEDSEEARYEKKQAMNAQRLEDYRSGTYALGGGVVDPLPEDAPFFVKDYHDYYKTKRGYHARSLNSNGGWNITGCMSFLNQPILKYSNEIRSAVLIMHGEKAHSCYFSRDAYADMVKDNPYADNKELLIIPGAVHTDLYDGGGKDAIPFDKMEEFFTENLK, encoded by the coding sequence ATGGAAGAATTAAAATTAACACAGGAATGGGACAAAGTATTTCCCAAAAGTGACAAAGTTGAACACAGTAAAGTGACATTCCACAATCGCTATGGCATTACTCTGGCGGCGGATCTTTATATTCCTAAAAATGTGGAAGGCAAGCTTGCGGCAATCGCGGTGTGCGGTCCTTTTGGCGCGGTAAAGGAGCAGGCGTCAGGACTTTACGCACAGACAATGGCAGAACGTGGCTTTTTAACAATGGCTTTTGACCCTTCCTTTACAGGCGAGAGCGGAGGCAAGCCACGGTATATGGCTTCTCCGGACATCAACACCGAAGATTTTCAGGCGGCGGTAGATTTCCTATCTTTACATGAAAAGGCCGATCCTGAAAGGATAGGTATTATCGGTATATGCGGATGGGGCGGTATGGCGCTGAATGCGGCAGCGCTGGATACACGGATCAAGGCGACAGTAGCATCTACCATGTATGATATGACGCGCGTCAACGCAAAAGGGTATTTTGACGCAGAGGATTCGGAGGAAGCCCGCTATGAGAAGAAACAGGCTATGAATGCACAGCGTCTGGAAGATTACCGGAGCGGAACCTATGCTTTGGGCGGCGGTGTAGTTGATCCGCTTCCGGAGGACGCGCCTTTCTTTGTAAAAGATTATCATGACTACTACAAAACAAAGCGGGGATATCATGCAAGATCCCTTAATTCCAACGGCGGATGGAATATAACGGGCTGCATGTCCTTCCTGAATCAGCCTATTCTTAAATACAGCAATGAAATCCGAAGCGCTGTACTGATCATGCACGGAGAAAAAGCCCATTCCTGTTATTTCAGCCGGGATGCTTATGCAGATATGGTAAAGGATAATCCATATGCTGATAACAAGGAACTGCTCATCATTCCGGGAGCAGTTCACACGGACCTTTACGACGGAGGCGGGAAAGACGCGATCCCATTTGACAAAATGGAAGAATTTTTTACAGAAAATCTGAAATAA